A region from the Solibacillus sp. FSL H8-0523 genome encodes:
- a CDS encoding DUF4956 domain-containing protein has protein sequence MNDALSFQDIIKKSVLSFDSFKNVSYIEIILGLICSFAVGMFIYFIYKTCFRGVVYSYNYNVSFVLMTMITSVIIMTISTNIVLSLGMVGALSIVRFRTAVKDPLDIVYMFWAIAGGIAIGAGMYPIALIGSLAFGAVLAWLSKKKIRGETYLLVTNYSQEAHEDVRKILAKLNTKLKSKTVRNGMIEMTVEVRLVDDNTYFVSLIDEINGVHSCSLVNYTGDYAQ, from the coding sequence ATGAATGACGCATTATCATTTCAGGACATTATTAAAAAAAGTGTTTTATCATTCGATTCATTTAAGAATGTTTCATATATTGAAATTATTTTAGGCTTAATTTGCTCATTTGCCGTTGGGATGTTTATTTATTTTATTTATAAAACATGCTTCCGCGGCGTTGTTTATAGCTACAATTACAATGTATCGTTTGTATTAATGACGATGATTACCTCCGTCATTATTATGACAATTAGTACAAACATAGTGCTGTCGCTCGGGATGGTTGGGGCATTAAGTATTGTGCGCTTCCGTACCGCTGTTAAAGACCCGTTAGATATCGTTTATATGTTTTGGGCCATTGCAGGAGGCATTGCGATTGGTGCGGGAATGTATCCAATTGCACTCATTGGCTCACTTGCATTTGGAGCAGTACTCGCTTGGCTATCAAAGAAAAAGATTCGCGGCGAAACGTATTTATTAGTCACTAATTATTCACAGGAAGCCCATGAAGATGTGCGCAAAATATTAGCAAAATTAAATACAAAATTAAAATCTAAAACCGTTCGAAATGGCATGATTGAAATGACGGTCGAAGTGCGTTTAGTCGATGATAATACGTATTTTGTTTCACTCATCGACGAAATCAATGGGGTTCACTCTTGCTCACTTGTAAACTACACGGGCGATTATGCACAGTAA